CGCGCCTGCGCCAGAGGCAAAGTGAGAGCGAAACAAGATAGACAATGTTCAGTGCGAATGTAACAACAGAAAGCCAAGGAACAGAATCGTACATGACGCTTTGACGCTGTGTGATAACTATGAACACAAACACAACACTTCTAATGTCGCAAATGTGCTGAAATAAAATGATAAATTCCTTTGGATACATGGATCTGTAGAATCTGTATATGAAAGATCCGGAGATGGCATAGGCAGCTATGCATATTCTTGCGATGGTTCCTGGATCAATGTGTGGAAACATGAATGCCAGAAGCCAGTCTGATGAGTCAAAGGTGACGAAGATGCAGGAAAATATAATGCATTCCAGGCCGAAATAGAGTGTAGAGATCTCTTTCTTTTTGAGAAAGAAGAGGGCGAAATGGTAGATGGCCATGATGAGCATGCCGCCGACGAAACACATTGACCACGCCCAAGTCCGAATATGGTCCCGTTCCAATTGATCCGGGAGGCCCAAGACTATCGGATGCAACACGCCGCCCCTGCGGAGAGTGTAGTTGGATATCTGTAGCACCAATTCTATGGGCGCGGCATGGCTTTCAAGCTTGGCAAGAACCAGGGAGCGGTTCGCTATTTCCCCGGCATCGTCGTTGCCAATGACACCGCTGGAGGCGATGAGCTTTCCGTCGGCCCAGAGCCGGTAGGCCCCATGAATGGCGAAAAGGCGCAGGGCCAGCTGGTTGTCGCCGGTACCAGGCAACAGGCGCAGGCGAAAGGTGGCCTGCCCACGGCCGGGCAGGGGCTGGTCGTGATACTCATGGCCCTTCCAGGTGCCGGGCAGGTGCAAGAAATCGGATGAGTCCACGGCGCCGGGCGTGAAATCCCCGGGGCCAAGCAGGCGTCCCCAAAAGAATTGCCATTGTCCGTCGAGCCTCACCGGCCCGTCCCGCGCCGCATCCCAGGTGGAAAGGTCGATTACGCCGTTTTCGGCCACGGGCATGGTCTTGCCGTTTCCGGAACACCCGCAGACAAGCAAAAGGAGCATGGCCAACAAAAGGGCGGCTCGAGCCTTTCTGACGCTTTTATCCATGCACATGCCCCGGCATTACTCCCCGGCGTCCGTATTGTCCCTGCCCGCGCTCACCTGAACGGCAAAAGGCGAGCAGCCCTGGCTTCGGCCCCAGCTGGGCACGTTTGCCCAGCAATGCACTGAAAATGTTCAAAAGTCCAAACCGGCGCGGCCGTCCGGCCCGGCGCACGCCAAGCATTTCATGCGCTTGGTGTTAAGAGAAGATTATTGATCGATCCGCCGTGTAGCGGAATCCCGCTACAAAAAAATCACGGAAATACCTGACAGCCGCCTCTCCAGGCTTTGCGTTATCAATTCGTCGAACAGGCAGGCGGCCTCATTGCAAGGCTTCACATCACGCCACGCAGTAGCCGGTATTTTCAAGGGCGAAATCATCATGGAATGCGAGGAGATAAACTGCTCGATCGAAAACCGGCGCTGGGAATCCGGCGCATGCTGGCCCCACGGTTCGCCGGGCCACAAGCCCCCCGCCCCTGAGGCCGTGCCCCCCCGCGGGGAGCATGCTGCTGATGAACCTTCCAACAGATGCCAGCGGCTTTCGTTGTGGGTGGTCTAAACGCTTAGGGCAGGGAGCAAACGCCGCAATTCCAGTGGATAACCAAACAAACAATACTTGCAATTGAAGCGTACACCGCGCGAAGTTTCAAATATGCACTACAATCCTCAAATAAGGACGCAGCATTTTCTCTTTAGAGAGCGCCTTGTTGACGATATTTCCCGTCTCAACAATTACGATAAGCCGATACTTCTCTTCGAAGCCCAGGCTGGGCAGGGCAAGACAACCACCATACAACAGCTTCTCAAGCGCATTGGCCGGGATTTCGCGTGGCATCAAGTGGCCTCTGAAGACGCGGACCCTTGTCAATTTCTTATTTCCATACATTCCTGCATTACCAATCATCCTCTTGGTTGCCTTTCCAAGGCGAGCCTCCCTGGTTTGCCGGGGGACGATGCCGCTTTGCCCGATCTTGCGCGGCATATCGACGTGATGCTGAACGAGCTTCAAACCTCCCTCCGGGATGATCTGTTTTTGGTGTTCGATGATGCGCACAATCTCATCCGCCATGAAAAAAGCTTGTACGTCCTCAATCACCTGATCGAAAACGCCCCGCCCAAGCTGCGTTTCATCCTGTCGGCACGCGAACCTGTTCCGCTCCCGGCTGTTTATCATCCAAAGAGTCATCTTGCCGTTATAACCAACGAGGATCTGGCGTTCGGGTTGGAAGAGGTCGCGGACTTGTACGAGCAGGTGTTAAAGCTCCCCGTATCCTACGATACCGCCCGAAAGGTTCATTCCATGACTGGTGGATGGGTTCTGGGGGTTGTCCTGCTTGGGGTGCATTTGTCGAAACAAACCGTCGAATCGCCTTCAGAGGAGTGGCTCCATAAGGGGCGTGCGGAAATAATGAGCTATTTCCGGAGAATGATATTCACTCCTTTGCAGCAAAGGCTCCACCAGCCCCTGCTCAGGCTCTCGCTCCTGGAGACGATGCCGGTTCAGCTGGCCAAGGAACTCACGAACCTCCCTGACATAGGGGCCGAGTTGGGCCAACTTGCCAGGCGAAACATCTTCATGCGCTCTTTAAGCCCGGAGTGCGGTATGTACCGCATGCACCACCTCTTCCGGGACTTTCTCCGGGAGAAGGCCAGGGAAACCCTGTCCCCCGAAGACATTCAGGCTGTCTACCGCCAAGCCGGCCGGTTTTTCTTCCGCAATGTCCAGATGTCCCAGTCGTTGCGCTATTTTGTGCTGGCCCGAGACTACAAGGAAGTGGAACGCGTTCTTCAAGCGGGCGGCATGCGCTTGCTTGCTGAAAACAAGACCTCTGCATTGTTGGACATATTAAGCGAAATTCCAGAACAGGAGCTCTCCCGGCTTGGTTGGGCTCCCTTGTGTCTGGCATTGGCGTATCTGGATTTCTCTCCGGCCAAAGCCCTGCCCCTTCTGTCGATCTCACTGGCGTACTTCTCCGGACAGCGGGACCAGCTGGGCGAACTGCTCAGTGTGGCGAACATCATCGCCGTCCGCATTGCCACCACCGGACATTGCCGCGAGGATGAAGAACTGCTTCCCCGCGCCGAAGAACTGTTCGCCCAAGCTCAGGATGCGCTTGATCCTTTCGCGGCAATCCTCGTGGCCCGCGGCCTGGCCATGGGCTATGGCTTCCTGCGGGCCGACATCGCCACCGCGACCAGATACGCCACCCTTGCCCTGACGCTTGCCCGGAAGAATCATCTGGTCAATTTCGAAGCCGCCGTGCTTATGGTCATGGGCTGCCCGGGTATGTTCACGGGGGACAGGTCTTTGGCCC
The DNA window shown above is from Desulfovibrio sp. and carries:
- a CDS encoding sensor histidine kinase, which produces MPVAENGVIDLSTWDAARDGPVRLDGQWQFFWGRLLGPGDFTPGAVDSSDFLHLPGTWKGHEYHDQPLPGRGQATFRLRLLPGTGDNQLALRLFAIHGAYRLWADGKLIASSGVIGNDDAGEIANRSLVLAKLESHAAPIELVLQISNYTLRRGGVLHPIVLGLPDQLERDHIRTWAWSMCFVGGMLIMAIYHFALFFLKKKEISTLYFGLECIIFSCIFVTFDSSDWLLAFMFPHIDPGTIARICIAAYAISGSFIYRFYRSMYPKEFIILFQHICDIRSVVFVFIVITQRQSVMYDSVPWLSVVTFALNIVYLVSLSLCLWRRRDGALVLSLGFIVLSATSIYDIAWHVFSHGGIDMLPLGVLAFVLSQALAMAQRFSNAFTAVEKLSTDLRVEMDERTRLEREIVNVSEEERRRLSHDLHDGLCQQLTGTRMRCAALARRPIAEPAVEMEVQEIAALLKDSVSQAYDLSRGLWPVEHAPGDVRASLAELARQAGRSSGIDIDYSENLACARCRNEHLVQLFRIAQEAVANAVKHAKPACIDIALHCGPDRRLVLTVRDDGIGRQAASVPQGGLGLRIMAYRASMIQAELTIDDVAGGGTLVSCSLVCAPDRTPREDGDG